The following are from one region of the Rosistilla carotiformis genome:
- a CDS encoding alpha/beta hydrolase family protein has protein sequence MKLFMYRCCPAVLLVIVLGHASCAVAQQTVIDLPMNLDEVRQRNVPVAIHLPKSREAQPLVLVSHGGAGSRHGLYALAAEMAKQDYVVICLEHVTSNTDDIRRRMRTQKLDFKKALLECGDDMTARKNRPRDVRFAIDLAERLNSSDARIRDRIDLSKIAILGHSYGAYTAMVSCGVKPVGIDEDLSEPRIGLGIAMSPQSSNGNFFDRNSFSEVEVPFVGISGTRDIQGNGHRDFFNLMPKKDKHLLWFYDATHFSFSDPTGGPRKLMRTDTDVTRALQIIVPRILDTYLRGAPKLDQTARDALVKKSLGGKVRRIEWQAN, from the coding sequence ATGAAACTGTTCATGTACCGATGTTGTCCGGCAGTTCTGCTGGTTATCGTTCTTGGTCACGCCAGTTGCGCCGTTGCGCAGCAGACGGTTATCGACCTGCCGATGAATTTAGATGAAGTCCGTCAACGCAATGTCCCGGTGGCAATTCATCTGCCGAAGAGCCGTGAGGCTCAGCCGCTCGTACTGGTTTCTCACGGCGGTGCGGGTAGCCGTCACGGTCTGTACGCCTTGGCCGCCGAAATGGCGAAACAAGACTATGTTGTGATCTGCCTGGAGCACGTCACCAGCAACACCGACGACATCCGCCGTCGTATGCGAACCCAAAAGCTTGACTTCAAGAAAGCTCTTTTGGAATGCGGCGATGACATGACCGCGAGAAAGAATCGACCGCGTGACGTACGGTTCGCGATCGATCTCGCCGAGCGACTCAACAGCTCGGACGCTAGAATCCGAGATCGCATCGACTTATCGAAGATCGCGATCCTAGGACATTCTTACGGTGCCTACACCGCGATGGTCAGTTGTGGAGTCAAACCGGTTGGCATCGACGAGGACCTTTCCGAACCTCGCATCGGACTGGGCATCGCCATGAGCCCGCAGAGTTCCAACGGCAACTTCTTCGACCGAAACAGCTTCTCCGAAGTCGAAGTTCCGTTTGTCGGGATCTCCGGCACACGTGACATCCAAGGGAACGGTCATCGTGACTTTTTTAATCTGATGCCGAAAAAGGACAAACACCTGCTCTGGTTCTACGATGCGACTCACTTCAGTTTTTCCGATCCCACCGGCGGCCCCCGCAAACTGATGCGGACCGACACCGACGTCACCCGTGCGTTACAAATCATCGTCCCGCGAATTCTGGACACCTACCTCCGCGGCGCTCCCAAGCTCGACCAAACCGCCCGCGACGCCCTGGTGAAGAAAAGCCTCGGTGGCAAGGTCCGCCGAATCGAATGGCAAGCAAACTGA
- a CDS encoding HNH endonuclease, whose translation MIFEYPEPRAVRTHGPAQYASYESFRPWLRDEFTFRCVYCLKRETWGQVTSEFELDHFHPQVLSPDRKLDYFNLVYSCRRCNAVKLDQVIDDPLTLLSSTVVTALPDGHLISRVPEVKRIIQQIDLNSPKLLRWRVMWMRIVELASEHEPSLARQLMGFPDDLPDLAKLRPPSNSRPEGVGISWHAKREKGQLPASY comes from the coding sequence GTGATTTTTGAATACCCCGAACCGCGAGCAGTACGCACTCACGGACCGGCACAATACGCATCATACGAATCCTTTCGCCCTTGGCTCCGAGATGAATTCACATTCCGATGTGTTTACTGCCTGAAGCGCGAAACATGGGGACAAGTCACCAGTGAATTTGAACTCGACCATTTTCATCCTCAAGTTCTCTCACCGGATCGCAAACTCGACTATTTCAATCTCGTCTATTCCTGCAGACGTTGCAACGCAGTCAAACTTGATCAAGTCATCGATGATCCCCTAACCCTACTGTCCTCTACTGTTGTGACTGCCTTACCCGACGGTCACCTCATAAGTCGCGTCCCTGAAGTGAAACGAATCATCCAGCAAATCGATCTCAATTCCCCCAAGCTGTTGCGTTGGCGAGTCATGTGGATGCGAATCGTCGAATTAGCATCAGAACACGAACCATCGCTAGCTCGTCAGCTGATGGGATTTCCTGATGATTTACCGGACCTTGCAAAGCTGCGTCCTCCAAGCAATTCCCGGCCTGAGGGAGTTGGAATCAGCTGGCATGCCAAGAGGGAGAAAGGCCAGCTACCTGCCAGCTACTGA